One window of Streptococcus troglodytae genomic DNA carries:
- a CDS encoding Blp family class II bacteriocin — MDTHVLEQFDVMDSQVPSAIEGGGCSWKGADKAGFSGGVGGLIGAGGNPVGGVLGIAGGLDAYDKFVGGN; from the coding sequence ATGGATACACACGTATTGGAACAATTTGACGTCATGGATAGTCAAGTACCTTCAGCTATTGAAGGTGGGGGATGTAGTTGGAAAGGAGCCGATAAAGCTGGTTTTTCAGGTGGCGTAGGTGGTCTCATTGGTGCAGGTGGTAACCCCGTTGGTGGAGTCCTTGGAATAGCTGGTGGCTTAGATGCATACGATAAATTTGTTGGAGGTAATTAA